The genome window GATCATGTATTAGCGATGAGGTGCAGGATAGGTGTTCACCTGTGTCCTTGCTGGTCAACTGAGACAGGCAGGCAAGGAGCTTGTCTTCATCTCCCTGTAACTCGATGCAACAGTAGTAGGACAGATCctgtacagacagacaaacacacatgttcatGTTTACTGTTTCAATGGAGGTTTGATTCAGTGGAGGTAGTACCATCTGGAAATCCCCTCGAGCAATTCTCAAAAACTATGCAGAAAATAATCAGgactttgaaaataaaaaaatttaacACATTTACAGCAGAATTTATGTCAATAAAATTGGATTAACAACCACAAGAAACCCTGAGACACATGTAGAGCAGGGCATCAGCGTACCTGCAGTAGGCAGTGGTGGCTCATGGCACGGTAGCAGGCACGGTAGCACTTGGCGGTGGGCCGGTCGCCCAGACAGTAGCCCCACTTCTTCAGCATGTGGAAGCGCTTGGCATGCCAGATGTGCGTCTCCAGCCACACGTTCTTCCGCTGCCGCCTGTTGAACTCCAGGAGTAGGTTACCGTGGCGACGGCGGGCCTTGCGGCTCTTGCTCTTGGGCTGCTCCTTCTTCTTTGGGCCCGCCTTGagacccttctctctctgagggcGTAGAGGAAGGTAGGGTTATTAAGCCTCGagacccttctctctctgagggcGTAGAGGAAGGTAGGGTTATTAAGCCTCGagacccttctctctctgagggcGTAGAGGAAGGTAGGGTTATTAAGCCTTGagacccttctctctctgagggcGTAGAGGAAGGTAGGGTTATTAAGCCTTGagacccttctctctctgagggcGTAGAGGAAGGTAGGGTTATTAAGCCTTGagacccttctctctctgagggcGTAGAGGAAGGTAGGGTTATTAAGCCTTGagacccttctctctctgagggcGTAGAGGAAGGTAGGGTTATTAAGCCTTGagacccttctctctctgagggcGTAGAGGAAGGTAGGGTTATTAAGCCTCGAGACCCTTCTCTTTCTGAGGGTGTAGAGGAAGGTAGGGTTATTAAGCCTTGagacccttctctctctgagggcGTAGAGGAAGGTAGGGTTATTAAGCCTCGAGACCCTTCTCTTTCTGAGGGTGTAGAGCAGCGTTACTCATTGCGCGGCTCACGAGTCACATGCGGCTCGTCAAGGTATAATTGGTGGCTCGCATGGTAGCTTCCTATGTGGTAACACAGCCAatacattttttcaaatgtgcTTCATAAACGTACAACATTGCACTACAAAAACGCAAACATCTGAATTATACTTGTCCCTTCACCCAAATAATGAAGGAGAAATTAAAAGTATTAAGCCTTAATGGTGATCCCTAAAGGGGGAATTGTCAACCTGTCAAACCTGGCAACGCAGCCCGCAAGCGTGTGGCATTGTTTACAACACGTGACCGCTCAAAATTTAAAGGCGGGCTACGTaagctccgctagctccgcACGCTCCGCTTGCCAGCTGAAATACGAAATGGACCggtttttaataaaaaagggACAGAAAAGAACTCAAAAACcagacgaacagacagacagtgttgcTAGTGGAGTGGATGAGGGAAATAAGTCTGAGGACAAAAATCTGCAGGAAGACATCGGAGAGGGGACGGGCAGAGAAACGGCAGGTGtaattaaaaaacgaaaaataagAAGCATACAAGATGAGCACAGAAAAATTCAAGAGAAGTGGACGGACGAATTCCTGTTTGTTTTGCACGGTATGAACCCTCTATGTTTGATTTGCAAACAAACCCGTGCCGGTTTCAAACGAAGCAATCTGGAGCGCCATTTCAAAACGGCGCATCCCGGCACATGTCTCTTTGTCCTCTCTTTCGCTGACCAGTCCTGGGAATAACATAATTGTATTACTCCCCTCATCCCCTTAAGTCTGGGACGTAACACCAATTTATATGAAGAAATGCACATTTGCAAAGGTGACTTAGCATGTTGTCATAAAAGTGGCTCTCCTTTTGATTTTGCAATGCCAATGTGgctcttgtcaaaaaaatagtgAGGATCACTGGTGTAGAGGAAGGTTATAAAgccttattacacgggtcttctcaatgccgtggaacgctccgttcacttgcatgggctcttcacaacttccggcggtgaattatatttgataattcaccgttgctaagaaTAGCTGTCATGgcaaacaaaggactttttgcctctaatgacgttTATGGtaccactccgcaagtagtccggtaacttgtcaaccccagcgtcttcggttgctaagcgacgtcaatgtctttggctgactatttctctgctgattaacactacgaatgctggtaacaaataaattgtaaaaagacaaacCGTGTggagttattttttcgttttggcaagtagctgtgtaataagcgggataatgtatagaacgtcgccggtcattatcgaaaataagccccttcagggcgaagcaagacacctccgctgcgcatcggtgtcctgttcgccttGTCTGGGCTTAtgaaggtggagagagaggaagcattATAAAAACACCCTGGAGGTTGTGCTGAAAAAGAATacgcattttttttttccaatccTCTTAGCAGATGGTTCAGAGGCCAGAAATGAAAGAACTACTGTAGTTAGGATTTGCAAGTAATTAAGAGAGTGCCATAAAGAGCAAGATTTTGAATATCAACAACCCAAAAAAAGGTCTCCTCCCATTACTCTGTGCAAGATGGATCAACTGAACCAATCGGGGATGAGTGGCCAGGAGATATTGGTCATAAATGAGACAGGAGCAGGATAAAATGTAATTGCCTCAAACAGAGGAAGGAACGCTGTCAGCTGGAGCATATATATCACCCACTGGTAGCCAACCAACCGTGCCTATGGTTATAGCCCTTAAATGTTACCTAAAACACTTTGAAGCCTCAGATACTGACTGTGCACTTGTCTGAGTGAGCAGAAATGAACGGTTCATCCAAATTCCCCAAAAGTGATGCATGTTCATCTTTTCAGAGATGTGTTGTGAATGCTTACCATCCGGGTGGCCACCTCCCTTAACCTGCAAGGCAGCCTCTTGGTGTTGTGGCTCATGGCCCTCCGCCTCATGTGATTAGGAATAGCCCCAGACACATGGCAGCTACCCGTCTCCTTGGTGACCGCTTTCAGCATGGCTTGCACTTCTGATGCCCGGGCTACAGCAAAGGCCGCGGCTGGATAGGGACAAGGAGTTGCATCTTGTTCACTTAACCTTTTGACAAGCCTGCTCCAAAAGAGTGTctatagcagtgtgtgtgtgtgtgtgtgtttttgtgtgtgtttttgtgtgtgtgtgtgtgtgtgtgtgtgtgtgtgtgtgtgtgtgtgtgtgtaccagtgatGAACTTTGGCAATTCCTCTTCATAGGCTCCGCCATCTTTCTGATGGCCGCGGACCCATCCTCCACGATCGCTAGGACCTCCCGGAGAAGCACCatagctgctgctgctatgCCCTTTGAAATATGAAAATGTGTTAAATGTGACATTTGAAAAAATTTGTCCGCGTGAAGTAACAACTGCAGATGATAGCCGTATTATTGCATGGTGTGCACATGAAGGACTAAGGTTACATAAGAAGAAAACGCATGGCTAATAAGAACAAGAGCTATACGCTACCAGACTTTGGCGTTTCCATTCCATTCCAAGAGCCTCCACTCTGTGAGCTGCTAAACGGAGAAGATGTATACTGAACACTGGCAGGCTGCTTGCTCAGCTTCTTCTCTCGCATTCTTTGTTTAGATCCAGACATGTTATAAATGCAGATGACACCGCTCAACTTTATCTGTCAAACAAACTAACCAAACGGTAGACAATCGTGGCCATTGTCTTTCGTACAAAGCTAAAGTATTTTATGAAGGAGCACACAACAAAGTATATTTAATTCCAATTAACAGCTCGAAGTTGAGAAGTACTCGATCAAAGAGTTTTGAGGTAAAACATCAATAAATCTTTGCCTTAATGAACGGAGAGCTCGAATAGCAGCCGACATGTGAGCGTGTTGTGTTTTACGCATGGGAGTGGACCTGTTTCCGCTTCCgggttttttatgtgtgttgtAGAAGCGCCACATAAATCCTGATAAAGATGTGCATAAAACGACAAACAATGACGACACATATTTACctacacatatatatgcatttatATTCAGAGGAAATTAAagataaaaactaaaatatgtAATTTGAGTCTTATAATGCggcaaaaccaaaaaaaaattctaCCAACAGTGCTATTTACGGTAAAAGAAGCAGGGTCTTTGGTGCAGCTCAGAGCCAATCAGAGAAATAGCTCTGGTACTGCTGCCtatttaataggtccatggtctgACCTCCAGTCCACGCCTGTCTCTTCTGCGTAGCAGGTTCAATTTTGTGAACTTTTGGAATTTTTGGAGCTTGCTGAGTATAGAAAAGTTTAGTATCGCCATGGCTACCCTTATAAGAAGAATCATCAACACAACTAACGCTCCTGCGGCCATCGGTCCGTACAGGTAAAAGTTTATTTTGGTCATGGGTTGGTAgaagattttattatttatttttgctgaaTCTTTCTTTCTGTAAACCGCGGGTGTATATGAATGTCCGTCAAGCAACAACACATCTCATCGTTATGTAATAAGAAACATTGAAACAAGCTATACAGTGCACTTATTTTGGGGgccctgtaggcctactgtgagTGTCCCATTCATACATGTTATCCCCCTTCCCGATTCTTTACATTGAGACTTATGCTGTTACCACTGCTTAGCAGTAGACATAATTGTCTTTACTGATGGTTACTTTGGCTGAATCCTGCTTTTTTACATTGGTGTGATTTATTCACAAACTACATAATAAGCATACAGTTCCCTTAGTATGAGCGCACTATaaatgctacattttcaacTTCAACACTCTGATTTGCTGTGTTTTCCCCAGCCAAGCAGTAGTGGTAGACCGGACCATGTACATCTCAGGACAGCTTGGCATGGACCCTGTCAGTGGGCAGCTAGTGGAAGGGGGCGTCCAGGCCCAGACCAAACAGGTGCTCACTCACAAGACTTCTCTCGTGTGTCTAAATATAATTGTTCCAGAGAGTTTTGGGTGTTACACGTGGTTGTATGTATATAGGTGGAGTTAATGTGGTGACCCTATGTGCTAACATGCTCTGAGAATTTACACTGTTGACCTGTTCCACACAACTGTTCTTACCTCCTAGATAAACAATGAATGTGATGCATTCTGCATCGTCCATAGACCTTTTATTTGGTTAAGGATTAGACATACAACCTActtaatatattattaatatactGTTTAGACATTGTGTTGTGGAAAattctaaagaaaaaaaaaacaatgagcaTATTAATGAGCAATTATGTATTATTACCCTCGGTTCTCCTTTAACCACTCCAATGAAATCCCCAAACAGGCCCTCGAGAATATGGGAGAGATTCTCAAAGCTGCTACCTGTGGGTATGCGAATGGTAGGGAACAACCAACTTTGAGGAGTTATAGTGAATCATGTTCATGAGTATCCATTGTTAGATACTGTGCTCATCATGCACTGTTGAACGTGTCTGTTGTCTTTCCTAGTTGTAAAAACCACTGTGCTCTTGGCTGACATGAACGATTTCACCAAAGTCAACGATGTTTACAAGCAGTGTAAGTACAGAACAGTTTACCTATCTAgtcaaatgtttttatgttgTGATAAGGTTTTGTGCTTAAAAGCCTACGTGCTGtttaaccggaagttttgattaatgggtacataaagcactcaaaatatgtgtatcatttataaaatgtctccaatagtgttaaagtccagtttttggcgtttttggcagtaacgggtgttttctaacgccATTTGGCGATGACGgcacgttggggagacgtggtggatggtagcctcagcctagtactagaactatggcgtctaagaggtggcaagaaccacaaataatATGCATGATGACCCACAGCAGTATAATTTCGAACCTGTCCgacgtgagagggcgaatgaggaattgccgagaactgatggcagtcaaagccaattaaatgcatggtcagaggagaatgagtggagagttgctatcatttagcaacgtgcgctggagctagtcaatgaacagcagtgcaaTATTCATTGTAAACTTAAACACGTTTCtctaaatatgtttaaaatgcaTCCATTTGTTATGAATACATTTCTGGGCTGACATTTTCATTATGTCATTCATTTCAAAATGGAATTGTTCTTTTTCTATGCATAGGAGTTTAATTTTTTACTTGGTTCTCTCATCTCTAACAATTGACTTGTCCCCAAGTCTTCACTCTGGTCTAGAAGATTACGTGGATTTATGTTTCATCAGCACAACAGAAAGGTTCTGAATAAATTAAAGGGAAAATGTGTAGGATGATGACAATGATAAGAACACTTTAATTTGCAAATAATGGAACAGGTAGTATTTAACTCGTAAAAATTAAGTCTCTCTGAAAAAGGCAAGTTGGAGGAGGCTTTGTATATCTGGGAGTACACACAGTATCTTGTAACAAATAAAGTTTTGTCTTGCTGCCTGACAGGCCGGGTCAAACTAGTTCATGAACTATCTAAATAATCAGAAATATTCAGGTTAATGAGAGAATAGTGAGATATAATACACATGAATGTTGTGTAAGAATGTAGGGTTTTGTATACTGTGATGAATTGTGTCTTCAAGCACTGAAAACTGTTGTTTTCCTGTTTAGTCTTCAGCACCAACTTTCCAGCCAGAGCTGCCTACCAGGTGGCTGCCCTTCCCAGGGTAAGAGCTGCTCATTTACTGCTTTGATGATGTCCCATCTGACCACAGCACCCCTATTGCTTTCCCAGCTGTGTTAAAGGGGATGTTTCTTACTATAGATGTCCATGGTCATAGATTATTTAATCAAAGTGTCTACTTAGAATGTCTGATCCCATGCAACTTGAAGACACCGAAATAATACCTTTTACATTGGTTAGTTTTGGATGTGCGAATACAATGTAAAACAGTTTTCCCtattttttcccttttccttttctctctgtccctgtctctgtctctctggttgTCAACCCAGGGAGGCTTGGTGGAGATTGAGGCGGTGGCAGTGTTGGGCCCTTTGACCGAAGGTTCCTAATTGAACCAACCATGAAGACGTCCTTATTAATCCTAACTCGCCACGACTCACTGCTTTAAATCTGCATTTGCCAAATTGGGTTAATTCAACAATATTCCTGTTTTTTAGCAACGTTATAAAACATTGACTGGATTTAGCTCTCCCCAATGAACCTCATGTTAAATGATGGGCGTTATAcaaaataatgtaaaacaaaAGTTTTTGTATTCCTTGTCACTAAAGATGATCAGGTCATGTCTTTAGAATAACTTTTTTTCTGTTATAACCAACTGGAATTTTTGGAAATTGTTATTTGTATGCAATTTAAATAAAGTTAGACATATAAATATGTGCAGTAAGTTCATGATCTAACAAATACACTACACTCAATATTAACCTATGTTATTTACATAGAATTAAATATTGCTACTTTTACCAATAACTTTTATCCCTCAACattaaaactgaaaaaaaacaccagaaAGTCCCTCATTAGTCTATAAAGCTTTATTTTGCACACTAAAAGGTTAGCGGCATTGTTGATAcacttgaaaaagaaaaaacaatgtTACAAAACTCCAACCTCGCTTTGACTCAAGTCACAGTAACAAACATATTACCTTTTAAATGTTGAAAAATAAGATTATGATCTTCTACCAAATTTTTGTAACATAAATATAGTCCACTTTGCGTGTTCAGgacctcaggaggtagagcgggttgactggtaaccggaaggttgctagttcgatccccggctcctcgtcGAGTGTCCCTAAGCAAGGCACATAACCCTAACTTCTCCTGAtgtgctggctgtcgccctgcatggttgactccgccgtcggtgtgtgaatgtgtgaataagtcgctttggataaaagcgtcaggaAAATCACCTAAATGCAAATTTTATCTGAGTTATTTGTTCCTGCTGTAGAATCCAATCCGTTCCGTTGTGCATAGTGACAACGCCTATGCCAGGTTACTCAATATCATTTGGACGAGACATGATGGCATATTTCTGTGCTCTAGCTCCTCCAGCCAAATGGTATTTTCCCAATAAAGACATCCCAGTATCTACTACTAAATGAACCGAATCCTCTGTGCTTAAGACCTCTCAAATGACGTTCTACAGAAAAACTGCATACAGTACCTCTTAATAgtacaaaacacattttgaaaATTACTTTTACTATTGATTCATTAACAAAGTTTCAATCATGGTACCTCTTAAACATATATATGTTAAGAAAACGTGAGCAttcaacatacacacaaaaaccatGTGAGAAATTATCTTAAATGCAAAGAAACAGGTGCCTTGATGAAAATGTGTTGCTTAATTCACTGTAGCCGTATCCGTGGCATGTTTTCCTTGAACCCGACCTTATACAGTTGTGATTAtgtcaattaaaaaatatatttaaaatagttGTTAATGTGTGTTAAGTATTCATGTTTGTTATGCATGTTACTTTAGGCACTTGAGGTCTTCCAAAACATGCTGTGACATCACAGCTGTAAAGAACTTAATTAGAATATTCACCAATGTACAACCAACCACATGTTTGTTTTGCTGCTGTGTTTTATAGTTCCCAGAAGTTTCCACTGATTCATACATGAATGTACATGttctgagtttttttttcttcttcctgcaTGGCGCTCCTATGACTACTGCAATGGATATGTTTCACAGGTAAAGACAAACAATTGCCGGCCATCTGTGGTACAATGATGATATTTAAAGGTTGATCAATATTAgattaggttagggttagctttGATCAGACAACAAAGTTCTTTCTGATTTGAACATCCAATTAAATTCTTCATACAGGGACAAACATTAGGGTTTAATTTGGTGTCTGTGACTCTTGAGGGCATTCTTTGTTATTTATCTCAGAGTCGGTTGAGGGAGTGCAGTATGTGATCCGTGGACAGATCCAGCGCACATGTATTTGGTCTTCGTCCTCACCAGGCTTCCTTTGTGGAGCTCACCGTTCCTGGAGAGAACCTGTGGTGCTGACAGCCTTGTCCCTactcatcagacacacacacacacacacacacacacacacacacacacacacacacacacacacacacacacacacacacacacacacacacacacacacacgtaaaggcacaggaaaacacacatgcccacaaaaacacacacgcacatacatacacacacgcacaggcacacgcaaacacacacatgcacacatacacacacatgcacacaaacataatgaGAAAAGAAATGCACACAACAGATATAGAAAGTTTGAGGTCATCACTTCTCAGTTATGTAATGGCATCACAATATATTCAGTGACAGTAATTATACTCAACGACTTCTGCATATCCCATAAAAGGAGTAGCCAGCATTCCTTCATATGTAACCTGCTTAACCGGTTTACTTATAACTTGGTCTTCGAGGTGTCTCTGGAGACATGTACTTTTGTGAGCAGCACCCAAATgcacacgtgtatgtgtgtgtgaacatgtccTTTCACTGAAAATAAATTACTACATTAGACACTCTCTGGAAATGCCAGCGATTTTAGATCAAACTGTGCACACTTTTTCTGAAGCTTCAATACTGTGTTGTTATTTAACAACACAGTATTGTGTtgttaaataaaagtatttatcCTTGTTACGCATGACTAACAGTTCTCAACCTGGCATGACACTCCTTTAGATGGATAACATGGGCATGTTTACCAACCCGCAAGGCAAGATAGAAACAAATATAGTAAATCTGTTGCATTAACTTTTCAAGTTGTCTCAGTTTGATAAGGGTCCGTACTGTCAACTGAGGATGTATCATAGATACACGTTTTCTTCTGAGGTGGTGTATTGAAAAGCATGAATTATTCAACCTCATAACTTCTGTATTCAAATGTAATCATATTGCAAGGACCAAACAATATTCTTTTGTTCATAATTACATCTTGTTACTATGCATGATTAGATTATAAATGGCATTAACACTAGCCCTGGCAGTGTTATTCACAACATACACAACATTGTTTGGCAACAGGGAACACTCCTGCAACCTATTAACAATACAGAGCACTATTAGCCTTCTCTggtatttgttgtgtgtgtgtgtgtgtgtgtgtgtgtgtgtgtgtgtgtgtgtgtgtgtgtgtgtgtgtgtgtgtgtgtgtgtgtgtgtgtgtgtgtgtgtgtgtgtgtgtgtgtgtgtgtgtgtgtgtgtgtgtgtgtgtgtgcgtgcatagcTGCCCTTATTGTCGTCTAATTCAGCCCATCACACTCAATGAGAGCCAATCATAGATAGCATTTTTATAGAggtaatcaatcaatcaatatttaGGATCGTTCAAGATCACCAGATGAATGCTTAACTTGTTACCCTGCCTTCAGTGATGCTGCTATCTATGTGTTGAATATCACCACTGTAACAATGACATCGGTACCTAAGCTAAGGGGTAAGGTGTAAATGGGAAATGTTACACAAGATATTTACATGTGACATGTTACTAAACTAACTTAAGAAGATGGATTTGCTTCCGAGACTAAGTGATTGAACATTGATTGTTTACTAGGATGTGAAAAGCATCTGATCTCATTTGAAAAGCTTTAGATCCCTCAATGTTTAGTTGCACATATATTAACCAAGAGTAAAACCAACACCCACCATCAGTATCCTTATGTCtatctgaatatatatatatctacatgtGTGATTACTCATCTCCCTTTGCTTTTCTGACTATACCTATGCATCAGATTATTCCCTTAACATCTCTAACATCTTGCTACCTCAATCAGGAAAGTTAAGCACTTTTAAGTGGGCTTAATATTGTAAATCCTGTCCTATTAGCAGGACAGGTTTTTCCAGTAACCAGATGCTTCGTTAAATCTGGTCAATCAATAATGGATGAACTGTCTTGAGCCCGCCCCCCTCACAGCTGTCACCAACTATTATCATCACTCGACTGGCCGACTGGTTTATTTATATTCGATAATGATGAGATCACCATGCCACATCTTCTCAACACCACGTGGTGCAGACAAAGTGCATGAATATCGAACCATGTTTTAGTGATGTATTTGAAAGAATCATTTCACcctaaaatgaatgaatgaagatgtgtgtgttttgtcagtCTTGCTGTTGCATACCTTAAGGTGTGGGTTCTGCAGGTGGTACTTTAGCAGCTGCTAAGGCAGATTGTTCTggagcctctttctcaggagACACAGCTGGCTCAGCTGTTTTGTCCAATGCAACCAGAGACATCAGTAGGACTTCTGGCACTGTAGCTGCAGCGATTTGTAAATCGATTATTGACTGATCAATGGCCAAGGTTTGGACTGTTTCTTCAACTTGTGCTGGAAGCTCAACTGGTAGAGAGACTTCTACTTGTGCTGGAACCTCAACTGGTGGAGAGACTTCTACCAGTGCTGGAACCTCAACTGGTGGAAAGACTTCTACTGCTGCTGGAACCTCAACTGGTGGAGAGACTTCTACTAGTGCTGGAACCTCAACTGGTGGAGAGACTTCTACTTGTGCTGGAACCTCAACTGGTGGAGAGACTTCTACTGGTGCTGGAACCTCAACTGGTGGAGAGACCTCAACTGGTGCTGGAACCTCAACTGGTGGAGAGACTTCTACAGGTACTTGAACCTCAACTTGTAGAGAGACCTCAACTGGTGCTGGAACCTCAACTGGTGGAGAGACTTCTACAGGTGCTGGAACCTCAACTGGTGGAGAGACTTCTACTGCTGCTGGAACCTCAACTGGTGGAGAGACTTCTACTGCTGCTGGACCCTCAAATGGTGGAGAGACTTCTACTGGTGCTGGAACCTCAACTGGTGGAGAGACTTCTACTGGTGCTGGAACCTCAACTGGTGGAGAGACTTCCACTGGTGCTGAAACCTCAACTGGTGGAGAGGCTTCTACTGGTGCTGGAACCTCAATTGGTGGAGAGACTTCTACTGGTGCTGGAACATCAACTGCTGGAGAGACTTCTACTGTTGCTGGAACCTCAACTGGTGGATAGGCTTCTACCTGTGCTGAAACTGCTTCTGGAAGTGTTTCAACTGCTGCTGAAACTTCTACTTGTTCAGAGGTTTCTACTTGTGAAATAACCTCAACTGGTGCTGAAACTTCTGGTGGTGAAGGAACATCAACTGGTGCGCAAACTTCTTCTGTGGCAGAAACGTCAACTTGTTGAGTAGTTTCAAGTTGTGGAGATGTTTCAAGTTGTGGAGATGTTTCAACTGGCGGAGATGTTTCAACTTCTACTGGTGAAATGATTGCAGCTGGTGCTGAAACTTCACTTGGAGCTGGTATAGGGGTTTCATTCGCTGCTGGGATTTCTGCCTCCACATTTGCAACCAACTCAGCTTTGGCCTGAACTGGCGCAGGAGGTTCATCCTGGATAACAGATACATCAGGCTCCACTGCCAGGACTTCCTCTGTGCTCTCAATAATGGCTTCAACCTCAGAAGGTGCATCTGAAGCTGCAGGTTCATTAGTGCCTGCTTCATCCAACGGCAACAGTGCTTCCACTATCGTCACAGTGGTT of Gadus macrocephalus chromosome 11, ASM3116895v1 contains these proteins:
- the LOC132468238 gene encoding 2-iminobutanoate/2-iminopropanoate deaminase-like, coding for MATLIRRIINTTNAPAAIGPYSQAVVVDRTMYISGQLGMDPVSGQLVEGGVQAQTKQALENMGEILKAATCGYANVVKTTVLLADMNDFTKVNDVYKQFFSTNFPARAAYQVAALPRGGLVEIEAVAVLGPLTEGS
- the LOC132468230 gene encoding calphotin-like, with the translated sequence MGCSSSSAQVVDEEKRPVSKLVESNGNTVANGAILEDSRIIEDQVLLPGQTFLSELGGPSTEDEAEEVLMGLEAEEDLGSGEDLLAALVPEQEPQPEPSEEPAPSDEPAASQTTVTIVEALLPLDEAGTNEPAASDAPSEVEAIIESTEEVLAVEPDVSVIQDEPPAPVQAKAELVANVEAEIPAANETPIPAPSEVSAPAAIISPVEVETSPPVETSPQLETSPQLETTQQVDVSATEEVCAPVDVPSPPEVSAPVEVISQVETSEQVEVSAAVETLPEAVSAQVEAYPPVEVPATVEVSPAVDVPAPVEVSPPIEVPAPVEASPPVEVSAPVEVSPPVEVPAPVEVSPPVEVPAPVEVSPPFEGPAAVEVSPPVEVPAAVEVSPPVEVPAPVEVSPPVEVPAPVEVSLQVEVQVPVEVSPPVEVPAPVEVSPPVEVPAPVEVSPPVEVPAQVEVSPPVEVPALVEVSPPVEVPAAVEVFPPVEVPALVEVSPPVEVPAQVEVSLPVELPAQVEETVQTLAIDQSIIDLQIAAATVPEVLLMSLVALDKTAEPAVSPEKEAPEQSALAAAKVPPAEPTP